A genome region from Akkermansiaceae bacterium includes the following:
- the mnmE gene encoding tRNA uridine-5-carboxymethylaminomethyl(34) synthesis GTPase MnmE has translation MATAQSSSIAAIATAPGVGAISLVRLSGPRAVEIADMACGGIASSSMPRLARRCKIRDKNGAVIDDGLLTVFLAPKSFTGEDTVEFAGHGGILVTREILSRFLECGAVHASPGEFSQRAFMNGKLDLTQAEGIMDLISAQTRLAIRAAHSQLEGTLGKRTTAARDELLEILAHLEAWIDFPDEDIDPQTAIQLGIRIDGILGTIDSLLATADQGRILREGVRTVIFGEPNVGKSSLLNRLLGFERAIVSDIPGTTRDTIEEVINLGGIPLRLVDTAGVRESDDLIETQGIQRTVRQIESADLLLEIADASQPRPERAVYPSNHATHLLVLNKSDLGEHPSWNAADATRISCASGAGFDALSEKIRVALHFTEADFGEHAIAINARHQASLALARTNLLAALELLTEENSDPELAAIDLREALDALGEIPGKVDTEDLLGVIFSQFCIGK, from the coding sequence ATGGCTACGGCCCAAAGCTCAAGCATCGCCGCCATTGCCACCGCCCCCGGCGTGGGCGCCATCTCGCTGGTGAGGCTTTCCGGCCCGAGGGCGGTTGAGATCGCGGACATGGCCTGCGGAGGGATCGCATCCTCCTCCATGCCCCGCCTAGCCCGGCGCTGCAAGATCCGCGACAAGAACGGTGCGGTCATCGACGACGGCCTGCTTACGGTTTTCCTTGCCCCCAAATCCTTCACCGGCGAGGACACAGTTGAGTTCGCCGGGCACGGGGGCATACTAGTGACCCGTGAAATCCTCTCCCGCTTCCTTGAATGCGGAGCCGTACATGCTTCGCCCGGCGAATTTTCACAACGCGCATTCATGAACGGGAAACTCGACCTGACCCAGGCCGAGGGAATCATGGATCTCATCTCCGCCCAGACCCGTCTCGCCATCCGCGCCGCCCACTCACAGCTTGAGGGGACGCTGGGAAAACGAACCACCGCCGCCCGCGACGAGCTATTGGAAATCCTCGCCCACCTGGAGGCTTGGATCGATTTTCCCGACGAGGACATCGATCCACAGACCGCAATCCAGCTAGGGATCCGCATAGACGGCATCCTCGGAACCATCGACTCGCTCCTCGCCACCGCCGACCAGGGACGCATCCTCCGCGAAGGTGTCCGGACGGTGATTTTCGGCGAGCCGAACGTCGGGAAATCCTCCCTGCTCAACCGCCTGCTCGGCTTCGAGCGCGCCATCGTCTCCGACATCCCCGGTACCACCCGCGACACGATCGAGGAAGTCATCAACCTCGGCGGCATCCCCCTTCGCCTCGTCGATACCGCAGGGGTGCGCGAGTCGGACGATCTCATCGAAACGCAAGGCATCCAGCGTACCGTCCGCCAGATCGAGAGCGCAGACCTGCTGTTGGAAATCGCCGACGCCTCGCAGCCCCGCCCCGAGCGCGCCGTCTATCCCTCGAACCACGCCACCCATCTCCTCGTCCTCAACAAATCCGACCTCGGCGAGCACCCCTCGTGGAACGCCGCGGACGCCACACGGATCTCCTGCGCGAGCGGCGCGGGATTCGATGCCCTGTCGGAGAAAATCCGGGTGGCGCTCCATTTCACGGAAGCGGACTTCGGCGAGCACGCCATCGCCATCAACGCCCGCCACCAAGCCTCGCTTGCGCTGGCCCGCACGAACCTCCTGGCCGCGCTCGAACTCCTCACCGAGGAAAACTCCGACCCCGAACTCGCCGCCATCGACCTCCGCGAAGCCCTCGACGCCCTCGGAGAAATCCCCGGCAAAGTCGATACGGAAGACCTGCTAGGTGTCATCTTCTCCCAGTTCTGCATCGGGAAATAA
- a CDS encoding DUF5615 family PIN-like protein, whose translation MKLLADENLNCIITRDLRNAGHEVISISEDSPGIPDEQVLELANRHGALLLTGDKDFGEMAYRQKLVHHGVTLIRLAGLRTDEKSRILQKVLEMHGDELKKSFTVIAPNQIRIRKPQPSTDH comes from the coding sequence ATGAAACTCCTCGCGGATGAAAATCTGAACTGCATCATCACCCGGGATCTGCGGAATGCCGGACATGAAGTGATTTCAATTTCCGAGGACTCTCCGGGCATTCCGGATGAACAAGTTCTCGAGCTAGCGAACCGTCACGGAGCCCTGCTTCTCACCGGTGACAAGGATTTCGGCGAAATGGCCTACCGTCAGAAACTAGTCCATCACGGCGTCACTTTAATAAGGCTAGCCGGCCTGAGAACTGACGAAAAAAGCAGGATACTGCAAAAAGTCCTCGAAATGCATGGCGATGAACTGAAAAAATCATTCACCGTCATCGCACCCAATCAAATCAGAATCAGAAAACCACAGCCTTCCACTGATCACTGA
- a CDS encoding DNA cytosine methyltransferase, translating to MKDILGIDLFAGAGGLSLGAEAAGIRVSQAVENNPSAAETFRRNHPVTKLLEGDVRSFTPEPKRRTTTILFGGPPCQGFSTANQRTRNFQNPGNWLFQEVLRCARVASPEWVLLENVKGLRGTAEGQFERLIIDGLEELEYNTTVWTLCAADYGVPQMRSRVFIIGRKKKPVPPPPIPTVKLHVTVREAISDLPNLTVGANINELPYGRRRPSDYAIEMRESLRKTTGHLVTANNSTVIKRYAHIPPGGNWTDIPSRLMKNYTNLKDNRSRHSGIYRRLVWDSPSVVIANYRKNMLVHPDQDRGLSVREAARIQSFPDRFVFHGSIGTQQQQVSNAVPPLLAKVVFKQLINHR from the coding sequence ATGAAAGACATCCTAGGAATCGATCTCTTTGCGGGTGCCGGTGGGCTTTCGCTTGGAGCCGAAGCTGCGGGGATTAGAGTGTCGCAAGCCGTCGAGAACAATCCCTCAGCTGCCGAAACATTTCGTCGTAACCACCCAGTCACCAAACTTCTAGAGGGAGATGTTCGCAGCTTCACCCCTGAACCGAAGCGCAGAACAACTACTATTCTCTTCGGTGGTCCCCCATGCCAGGGTTTTTCAACAGCAAATCAGCGTACACGCAATTTTCAAAACCCCGGAAACTGGTTGTTTCAAGAGGTTCTTCGTTGCGCGCGTGTGGCAAGTCCTGAATGGGTACTTTTAGAAAATGTAAAAGGGCTGCGTGGAACCGCAGAAGGTCAGTTTGAAAGGTTGATTATCGATGGATTGGAAGAACTCGAATACAACACTACTGTTTGGACTCTCTGTGCAGCCGATTACGGGGTTCCGCAAATGCGTTCACGTGTATTTATTATAGGTAGAAAAAAAAAACCTGTTCCTCCGCCTCCAATTCCGACGGTAAAATTACACGTCACGGTCAGAGAAGCGATCAGCGACCTGCCAAATCTCACAGTAGGCGCGAATATCAATGAACTACCTTACGGACGCAGAAGACCTTCTGATTACGCCATTGAAATGCGCGAATCACTCAGAAAAACAACCGGACATCTGGTTACCGCGAACAATTCGACAGTGATAAAACGCTACGCTCACATACCACCAGGAGGGAATTGGACAGATATTCCGTCGCGTTTAATGAAAAATTACACGAATCTAAAAGACAACCGTAGCCGGCACAGCGGAATTTACAGGCGACTCGTTTGGGACTCTCCCTCTGTAGTGATCGCTAACTATCGGAAGAACATGCTAGTACACCCCGACCAGGACAGGGGACTTTCCGTACGGGAAGCTGCACGCATCCAATCATTCCCCGACCGCTTTGTTTTCCACGGTTCGATTGGAACACAACAACAACAAGTGAGTAATGCAGTGCCTCCACTACTAGCTAAAGTCGTTTTCAAACAATTAATCAATCACCGCTGA
- a CDS encoding pyruvate carboxylase, whose amino-acid sequence MAANRGEIAIRIFRAATELGLRTVSIFAEEDRFSIHRFKADEAYQLDSSKGPVGAYLDYEGIVKLAKAKGVTMIHPGYGFLSENPNFARACAREGIIFIGPSPDLLENMGDKTAARALAHRFDVPTLPGTEEPITDPDEALEIAHKIGFPLIIKAAFGGGGRGMRVVDKPSQLPGLLAEARAEAENAFGNAAVFLERYIKRAKHIEVQILGDQHGNVVHLYERDCSVQRRYQKVVEVAPAMHLDPKIRKELCDAAVKLAAGIGYNNAGTVEFLYDMDQNDWFFIEMNPRIQVEHTVTECVTGIDLVRSQILVAQGNALFDEEIALPSQENIPCNGFAIQCRITTEDPEKNFAPDYGRILNYRSAAGFGVRLDAASGDAGSVITPFYDSMLVKLTTMGRDFPMACQRMDRALREFRIRGVKTNIPFLENIIADETFRSGQAHTKLIDTKTELFKFSKRRDRATRTLAYLSEITVNGNPHAKGYKPSAIMMPADVGAIFGRPSAFEESTKPLLQELGPEKFSQWILDQKRLLITDTTMRDAHQSLIATRMRTYDMLKVAGAYSARTPEMFSLEMWGGATFDTAMRFLNEDPWERLRRLREKVPNILFQMLFRGSNAVGYSNYPDNVVAGFIHHAADSGMDIFRIFDSLNYLPNMQVAMETVREHGKSICEAAICYSGDILNPARSKYDLNYYIAKAKEVEKMGAHILCIKDMAGLCKPQAAYNLVHALKQEIGIPIHFHTHDTSGLNAASVIAASRAGVDIADLAIASMSGSTSQPNLNSVCAALASSEQDPGLDFDALNDISDYWEHVMGFYKPFDSAPRAGTAEVYEHEMPGGQYTNLREQANAMGLGHRWREIARTYAEVNQLFGDIIKVTPSSKVVGDMCMFLVTRGIKASDVTKIKPGSIDFPESVIDMLSGGLGQPDGGWPADVQKVVLGPNRKITTKRPGELAEPVDLHETAKQFFRDGESFDTIRVQDALYSHLMYPAVYKEFRDTRNQYDDLSKLPSPAFFYGLQIGEEIEVEIDPGKILIIKLISIGEPDDEGRRTLFYELNGMPRESIVVDKSLSTTATAARRKGDPDNPSHVSAPLPGMVTEIAVSPGTEVKAGDKLVIIEAMKMLTTVSAPVDGTIKDILVKKGVQVDSDDLLVAMES is encoded by the coding sequence ATGGCCGCGAACCGCGGCGAAATCGCGATCCGCATTTTCCGCGCCGCCACCGAACTCGGTCTCCGCACCGTCTCCATCTTCGCCGAAGAAGACCGCTTCTCCATCCACCGCTTCAAGGCCGACGAAGCCTACCAGCTCGATTCCTCGAAAGGGCCGGTCGGTGCGTATCTCGATTACGAAGGCATCGTGAAACTGGCGAAGGCAAAGGGCGTGACGATGATCCACCCGGGCTACGGCTTCCTCTCGGAAAACCCGAATTTCGCCCGCGCCTGCGCCCGGGAAGGAATCATCTTCATCGGCCCATCACCGGATCTTTTGGAAAACATGGGCGACAAAACGGCGGCCCGCGCGCTTGCCCACAGGTTCGACGTCCCCACGCTGCCCGGCACCGAGGAGCCGATCACCGATCCCGACGAGGCGCTCGAAATCGCCCACAAGATCGGTTTCCCGCTCATCATCAAGGCAGCCTTCGGCGGAGGCGGGCGCGGCATGCGCGTCGTGGATAAGCCATCGCAACTCCCCGGCCTTCTGGCGGAAGCCCGCGCCGAGGCGGAGAACGCGTTCGGCAATGCAGCCGTTTTCCTCGAGCGCTACATCAAGCGCGCCAAGCACATCGAGGTGCAGATCCTCGGTGACCAGCACGGCAACGTCGTCCACCTCTACGAGCGCGATTGCTCGGTCCAGCGCCGCTACCAGAAAGTCGTCGAGGTCGCACCCGCCATGCACCTCGATCCGAAGATCCGGAAGGAACTCTGCGATGCGGCCGTGAAACTCGCTGCCGGCATCGGTTACAACAACGCCGGCACCGTCGAGTTTCTTTACGACATGGATCAGAACGATTGGTTCTTCATCGAGATGAACCCGCGCATCCAGGTCGAGCACACGGTCACGGAATGCGTCACCGGCATCGACCTCGTCCGCTCGCAGATCCTCGTCGCGCAGGGCAACGCACTTTTCGACGAAGAGATCGCCCTTCCATCCCAGGAAAACATCCCCTGCAACGGCTTTGCCATCCAATGCCGCATCACCACCGAGGATCCGGAGAAAAACTTCGCCCCGGACTACGGCCGAATTCTCAACTACCGCTCCGCCGCAGGCTTCGGCGTCCGCCTCGATGCCGCCTCGGGCGATGCCGGATCCGTCATCACGCCGTTCTACGATTCCATGCTCGTGAAGCTCACCACCATGGGCCGCGATTTCCCCATGGCCTGCCAGCGCATGGATCGCGCACTGCGCGAGTTCCGCATCCGGGGAGTGAAAACCAACATCCCTTTCCTCGAAAACATCATCGCGGATGAGACCTTCCGTTCCGGCCAGGCACACACCAAGCTGATCGATACGAAGACAGAGCTCTTCAAGTTCAGCAAACGCCGCGACCGCGCCACCCGCACCCTCGCCTACCTCTCGGAAATCACCGTCAACGGCAACCCCCACGCAAAAGGCTACAAGCCGTCGGCGATCATGATGCCAGCTGACGTGGGGGCGATCTTCGGTCGCCCATCCGCCTTCGAAGAATCCACCAAACCCCTCCTCCAGGAACTCGGCCCCGAGAAATTCTCCCAGTGGATCCTCGACCAAAAACGTCTCCTCATCACCGACACCACCATGCGCGACGCCCACCAGTCGCTCATCGCCACCCGCATGCGCACCTACGACATGCTCAAGGTCGCCGGAGCCTACTCCGCCCGCACCCCGGAGATGTTCTCTTTGGAAATGTGGGGCGGCGCGACTTTTGACACCGCGATGCGTTTCCTCAACGAGGATCCATGGGAGCGCCTCCGCCGCCTCCGCGAAAAAGTGCCGAACATCCTTTTCCAGATGCTCTTCCGTGGCTCGAACGCGGTCGGTTATTCGAACTACCCGGACAACGTCGTCGCCGGTTTCATCCACCACGCCGCCGACAGCGGGATGGATATCTTCCGCATCTTCGACTCGCTCAACTACCTGCCGAACATGCAGGTCGCGATGGAGACGGTCCGCGAGCACGGGAAATCCATTTGCGAAGCGGCGATCTGCTACTCCGGCGATATCCTCAATCCCGCCCGTTCGAAATACGACCTCAACTACTACATCGCGAAGGCGAAGGAAGTTGAGAAAATGGGCGCCCACATCCTCTGCATCAAGGACATGGCCGGCCTCTGCAAACCGCAGGCCGCCTACAACCTCGTCCACGCGCTGAAACAGGAAATCGGCATCCCCATCCATTTCCACACCCACGACACCTCCGGGCTGAACGCCGCATCCGTCATCGCCGCCTCGCGCGCGGGCGTGGACATCGCGGATCTCGCCATCGCCTCCATGTCCGGCTCGACCTCGCAGCCGAACCTCAATTCCGTCTGCGCCGCCCTCGCCTCCTCCGAGCAGGATCCCGGCTTGGACTTCGATGCGCTCAACGACATCTCCGACTACTGGGAGCACGTCATGGGCTTCTACAAACCCTTCGACTCCGCCCCGCGCGCAGGCACCGCCGAGGTTTACGAGCACGAGATGCCCGGCGGCCAATACACCAACCTCCGCGAGCAAGCCAACGCCATGGGACTCGGCCACCGCTGGCGCGAGATCGCCCGCACCTATGCCGAGGTCAACCAGCTCTTCGGCGACATCATCAAGGTCACGCCTTCGTCGAAAGTCGTCGGCGACATGTGCATGTTCCTCGTCACCCGCGGCATCAAGGCCAGCGACGTGACCAAGATCAAACCCGGCTCCATCGACTTCCCGGAATCCGTCATCGACATGCTCTCCGGCGGCCTTGGCCAACCGGACGGAGGCTGGCCTGCGGACGTGCAGAAGGTCGTCCTCGGCCCCAACCGCAAGATCACCACAAAGCGTCCCGGCGAACTCGCCGAGCCGGTGGATCTGCACGAAACGGCCAAGCAGTTTTTCCGTGATGGCGAGAGCTTCGATACGATCCGGGTGCAGGATGCCCTCTATTCGCACCTCATGTATCCGGCGGTTTACAAGGAATTCCGCGATACCCGCAACCAATACGACGATCTCAGCAAGCTCCCCTCCCCCGCCTTCTTCTACGGCCTCCAGATCGGCGAGGAAATCGAGGTCGAGATCGACCCCGGGAAAATCCTCATCATCAAGCTCATCTCCATCGGCGAGCCGGACGACGAAGGCCGCCGCACCCTCTTCTACGAGCTCAACGGCATGCCCCGCGAATCCATCGTCGTGGACAAATCCCTCTCCACCACCGCCACCGCCGCCCGCAGGAAAGGCGACCCGGACAACCCGTCCCACGTCTCCGCCCCCCTCCCCGGCATGGTCACGGAGATCGCCGTCTCCCCCGGCACCGAGGTCAAGGCCGGCGACAAGCTCGTCATCATCGAAGCCATGAAAATGCTCACCACCGTCTCCGCCCCCGTGGACGGCACCATCAAGGACATCCTCGTCAAAAAGGGCGTCCAGGTGGACTCCGATGATCTGCTGGTGGCGATGGAGTCTTAG
- a CDS encoding DEAD/DEAH box helicase, which produces MTATFEAMALAAPLKQVLNELEYTTPSPVQAQAIPLLLEGRDLLGCAQTGTGKTASFALPILHALHTDPKRIAPRQCRCLVLAPTRELAIQVGKSFSTYGQKIRFRQTLIYGGVGQNPQVSAMRGGVDVLVACPGRLLDLIEQRHVDLSGVEFLVLDEVDRMLDMGFLRDVKKILALVPRKKQSLFFSATLAPNIVALAQGILNDPARVTITPEVTTAERIEQQLCFVDRGNKMYLLQELLEKQAGAASARLSIVFNRTKHGANKIAKALASAGIAAEAIHGNKSQAQREKALAKFKQGLVPVLVATDVAARGVDVKDVGLVVNYDLPNEPEAYVHRIGRTGRAGADGLAVSFCAEDEIDFLRDIEKTIKTAIPRNTDHAWHSETLREKHSSGFRPPAVKQGGGGGGRGRQGGGRSGASQGGSGGGGRRGTSGRRRSA; this is translated from the coding sequence ATGACCGCAACATTTGAAGCGATGGCTCTCGCCGCGCCCTTGAAACAGGTTCTCAACGAACTCGAATACACCACACCGTCTCCCGTCCAGGCCCAGGCCATCCCGCTGCTTTTGGAAGGGCGGGACCTCCTCGGATGCGCACAGACAGGCACGGGGAAAACGGCATCCTTCGCGCTGCCCATCCTACATGCCCTGCACACGGATCCGAAGCGGATCGCCCCGAGGCAGTGCCGCTGCCTTGTGCTCGCACCCACCCGCGAGCTGGCCATCCAGGTCGGGAAGTCCTTTTCCACATACGGCCAGAAAATTCGGTTCCGCCAGACGCTCATCTATGGTGGCGTGGGGCAGAATCCGCAGGTTTCTGCGATGCGGGGCGGTGTGGATGTCCTCGTCGCCTGCCCGGGGCGCCTGCTAGATCTCATCGAACAGCGCCATGTCGATCTCTCCGGGGTCGAGTTCTTGGTTCTCGATGAGGTGGACCGCATGTTGGACATGGGCTTTTTGCGGGATGTGAAAAAGATCCTCGCCCTGGTGCCCCGGAAAAAGCAGTCGCTGTTTTTCTCCGCCACCCTGGCCCCGAACATCGTCGCCCTCGCGCAAGGCATCCTCAATGATCCCGCCCGCGTGACCATCACCCCGGAGGTGACGACCGCCGAGCGCATCGAGCAACAGCTCTGCTTCGTGGATCGCGGGAACAAGATGTATCTGCTTCAGGAGCTTTTGGAAAAACAGGCGGGAGCTGCTTCGGCCAGGCTCAGCATCGTTTTCAACCGCACCAAGCACGGCGCGAACAAGATTGCCAAGGCGCTCGCTTCCGCGGGCATCGCGGCCGAGGCGATCCATGGGAACAAGTCCCAGGCACAGCGCGAGAAGGCGCTTGCGAAATTCAAGCAAGGCCTCGTCCCCGTCCTTGTCGCCACCGATGTGGCCGCGCGGGGGGTGGATGTGAAGGATGTTGGCCTGGTGGTGAACTACGATCTCCCCAACGAGCCGGAAGCCTACGTCCACCGCATCGGGAGAACGGGGCGGGCCGGAGCCGACGGGCTCGCCGTCTCATTCTGCGCGGAGGATGAGATCGACTTCCTGCGCGACATCGAGAAGACCATCAAGACCGCGATTCCCCGCAACACCGATCATGCCTGGCACAGCGAGACGCTGCGCGAGAAGCACAGCAGCGGATTCCGCCCGCCGGCCGTTAAGCAGGGCGGAGGCGGAGGAGGGCGCGGCAGGCAGGGCGGCGGGCGCTCCGGCGCATCCCAGGGAGGATCGGGCGGGGGCGGCAGGCGTGGCACATCGGGACGGCGGCGTTCGGCCTGA
- a CDS encoding DUF433 domain-containing protein, whose translation MEMISSDPKIMMGKPVITGTRITVEYILEALGAGESFEQILSGHPTLTREAVLAAIDFGAKALKADVIYPVPGHAA comes from the coding sequence ATGGAAATGATCAGTTCCGACCCGAAAATCATGATGGGGAAGCCCGTCATCACCGGCACCCGGATTACGGTGGAGTATATCCTTGAGGCTCTCGGCGCAGGAGAATCCTTCGAACAGATCCTTTCCGGGCACCCTACCCTCACCCGTGAGGCCGTGCTCGCTGCCATCGACTTTGGGGCCAAAGCTCTCAAAGCCGATGTAATTTATCCGGTTCCCGGACATGCGGCATGA